A genomic window from Candidatus Pelagisphaera phototrophica includes:
- a CDS encoding sulfatase, translating into MNRCIKIIVSLSILVSVVNAASTKPNILFIFLDDFGWKDTSYMGSDFYESPHLDRIAADGMVFTNAYSASANCAPARASLLSGQYTPRHEIYNVGTGPRGNSKYRRLQHVSGVDVLDTNIRTWAHQIQASGYKTASMGKWHLSGDPIPYGFDINIGGTHSGSPPKGYYPPHPNIPSLQGLPEDSYLTDYLSDQADAFIRENKDRPWLLYLTHFAVHTPLDAKKELVAKYESKEKGKLHDHVAMATMIQSVDDGIGKIQATLEEMGIADDTIVLFFSDNGGYGPATDMDPLKGYKGTYYEGGIRVPFFVKWPGVVKAGTRNETPITGVDVYPTLCEMVGADLPTGQALDGVSLVPLFGGQKTNLKERPLYWHFPAYLQSYAVTDEQRDILFRSRPCSIIRIGDWKLHQYFESGDLELYNLKRDIGEKRNLAKRNPEKAKELLAQLEAWRAEIGAPVPTSPNPDFDAKVEAEARSGKMKTRS; encoded by the coding sequence ATGAATAGATGTATCAAAATTATAGTTTCACTGAGTATCCTTGTATCCGTGGTGAACGCCGCATCAACGAAGCCGAACATTCTCTTCATCTTTCTAGACGATTTCGGATGGAAGGACACGAGTTATATGGGCTCGGATTTCTACGAGTCGCCTCACCTCGACCGAATAGCTGCTGACGGGATGGTCTTCACCAATGCTTACTCTGCATCCGCCAATTGCGCTCCTGCGAGAGCGAGCCTCTTGTCGGGACAGTACACCCCTCGGCACGAAATTTATAACGTTGGTACAGGACCCCGTGGAAATTCGAAGTACCGTCGTTTACAGCATGTATCCGGTGTGGATGTGCTGGATACGAACATTAGGACATGGGCCCATCAAATTCAGGCCTCCGGCTACAAAACCGCGTCGATGGGGAAATGGCACCTGAGTGGTGATCCTATTCCTTATGGTTTCGATATCAATATTGGTGGAACGCATTCGGGTTCTCCGCCCAAAGGCTATTACCCTCCGCATCCGAATATCCCTAGTTTGCAAGGATTGCCGGAGGATTCCTATTTAACGGACTACTTGAGCGATCAAGCCGATGCCTTCATTCGTGAAAACAAAGACCGGCCTTGGCTGCTGTATCTGACCCATTTCGCCGTGCATACTCCGCTTGATGCAAAGAAGGAGCTTGTGGCAAAATACGAGTCGAAGGAAAAAGGAAAGCTGCACGACCATGTCGCCATGGCGACGATGATTCAGTCGGTCGACGATGGGATCGGTAAAATTCAAGCGACCCTAGAAGAGATGGGAATTGCGGATGACACCATCGTTCTATTCTTTTCGGACAATGGCGGATATGGACCTGCGACAGACATGGATCCACTCAAAGGATACAAAGGGACCTACTACGAAGGAGGTATTCGAGTGCCCTTTTTTGTCAAGTGGCCGGGAGTCGTGAAGGCGGGGACCCGCAATGAAACTCCTATTACCGGAGTGGATGTCTATCCAACATTGTGTGAGATGGTCGGGGCCGATTTACCCACAGGCCAGGCCTTGGATGGGGTTAGCCTCGTCCCATTGTTTGGGGGTCAGAAAACGAATTTAAAAGAGCGTCCTCTCTACTGGCACTTTCCCGCCTACCTGCAATCCTATGCGGTGACCGATGAGCAACGGGACATCCTATTTCGGAGCCGACCGTGCAGCATCATCCGCATCGGTGACTGGAAGCTGCACCAGTATTTCGAAAGTGGAGACTTGGAATTGTACAACTTGAAGCGGGACATTGGCGAAAAACGTAACCTGGCCAAACGAAACCCAGAAAAAGCTAAAGAACTTCTGGCTCAGCTGGAAGCATGGAGGGCGGAAATCGGAGCTCCGGTGCCCACATCGCCTAATCCTGATTTTGATGCAAAAGTTGAGGCTGAGGCTCGAAGCGGAAAAATGAAAACGCGTTCGTGA
- the lepA gene encoding translation elongation factor 4: MKTDHKRNFSIIAHVDHGKTTLSDRLLENTATVTQRVLTEQHLDSMDLERERGITIKSHPVTMHYKAKNGELYQLNLMDTPGHVDFSYEVSRSLAACEGALLLIDAAQGVEAQTVANANLAVEQDLVIIPVINKIDLPSANLDLCLKQLEDLLAIPAEEAILASAKNGIGIEEILDAIALRIPPPRWTDCAETRVGVFDSVYDAYRGAIVYIRAFSGEIKRGDQIVMMSDNTRAEVKEVGVFTPSMQKSETLTAGDVGYLVCNIKNVAEIKIGDTITHYHNQAKEMLPGYQEVRPLVFSGIYPVETSDFEKLKAGMGKLQLNDAAFSFQAESSMALGFGFRCGFLGLLHMEIIQERIRREYDVDIISTYPSVIYKVEKVNGEAIEVDNPINLPDPSAIERILEPTIKATIHVPNDSIGDILNLVMDKRGVCDHTETLDETRLMLVCNLPLNEILVDFNDRLKSITRGYGSMDYELDEYRESKLVKMDIMVNGDPVDAFSSIVHQDKAREKGKVLCEKLADIIPMHLFKIAVQAAVGGNIIARANVRAMRKDVTAKCYGGDISRKRKLLDKQKEGKRKMKNIGNVSIPPDAFIKVLKND, from the coding sequence ATGAAAACGGACCATAAGCGAAATTTCAGCATCATAGCCCATGTCGACCATGGGAAGACGACTTTGTCGGACCGGTTGCTGGAGAATACGGCGACCGTTACCCAGCGAGTGTTGACCGAGCAGCATCTGGATTCGATGGATCTGGAGCGGGAGCGGGGAATCACGATCAAAAGCCATCCCGTGACAATGCACTACAAGGCGAAGAACGGGGAGCTGTATCAGCTAAACCTGATGGACACGCCTGGCCATGTCGACTTTTCCTACGAAGTGTCTCGGAGTCTGGCAGCCTGTGAAGGAGCGCTTCTCCTTATTGACGCGGCTCAAGGCGTTGAGGCCCAGACAGTTGCCAACGCGAACCTGGCGGTAGAGCAGGACCTGGTTATCATTCCAGTGATCAATAAAATTGACCTGCCCAGCGCTAATCTGGACCTGTGCTTGAAACAGCTGGAGGACCTGCTGGCAATCCCGGCGGAAGAAGCGATTCTAGCGAGTGCTAAGAACGGGATCGGAATCGAGGAAATTCTGGATGCAATCGCTCTTCGTATTCCGCCTCCAAGGTGGACAGATTGCGCGGAAACGAGGGTGGGAGTTTTCGACTCAGTTTACGATGCCTATCGAGGCGCGATCGTCTACATTAGGGCTTTCTCGGGAGAAATTAAGCGTGGCGACCAAATCGTCATGATGAGTGACAATACGCGAGCAGAGGTCAAAGAGGTGGGTGTATTCACACCTTCGATGCAGAAGTCGGAAACGTTGACTGCGGGCGATGTGGGGTACTTGGTTTGCAATATCAAGAACGTGGCGGAAATAAAGATTGGCGATACGATTACCCATTACCACAATCAGGCCAAGGAGATGCTGCCCGGCTATCAGGAAGTCCGGCCACTCGTGTTTTCGGGTATCTACCCGGTGGAGACATCGGACTTTGAAAAATTGAAAGCAGGAATGGGAAAGCTTCAGCTCAATGATGCCGCATTTAGTTTTCAGGCAGAAAGTTCCATGGCCCTTGGTTTTGGCTTTCGTTGCGGTTTTCTCGGTCTGTTGCATATGGAGATTATCCAGGAGCGAATACGACGGGAGTATGACGTCGATATCATATCAACGTATCCAAGTGTTATATACAAGGTAGAGAAGGTGAATGGTGAAGCAATCGAAGTTGATAATCCGATCAACTTGCCGGACCCTTCCGCGATTGAACGAATTTTGGAGCCAACGATCAAGGCGACCATCCACGTTCCGAACGACTCTATAGGTGACATCCTCAATCTAGTCATGGACAAACGAGGTGTTTGCGACCACACGGAGACACTCGACGAAACCCGTTTGATGTTGGTGTGCAATCTGCCGTTGAACGAGATTTTAGTCGATTTCAACGATCGCTTGAAGAGCATCACGCGTGGATACGGATCGATGGACTATGAGCTCGACGAGTATCGAGAGTCCAAGCTGGTCAAGATGGACATCATGGTGAATGGCGATCCGGTGGACGCTTTCTCGTCAATCGTACATCAGGACAAGGCACGGGAGAAGGGGAAGGTGCTTTGCGAAAAGCTGGCTGATATTATACCGATGCATCTATTCAAGATCGCGGTGCAGGCCGCAGTCGGCGGTAATATCATCGCTCGTGCCAATGTGCGGGCGATGCGTAAGGACGTTACGGCAAAATGCTATGGCGGGGATATAAGCCGAAAGCGAAAGCTTCTCGACAAGCAGAAGGAAGGTAAGCGGAAGATGAAGAATATTGGTAATGTCTCCATTCCGCCGGACGCCTTCATTAAGGTCTTGAAGAACGATTGA
- the lepB gene encoding signal peptidase I yields MFGFLQSENSKLCGAAKNWLYLGHKVYNFRKDQLTDSEISELGKRLEELRVQLKAKTADAGKLKLAIEGVEGHMKKVGGAFYPQSMIGENVDFALYFLILYLGFTAFFIKPFKIPTNSMWPTYNGMTSEVWTEDNPAPGVISRAFRLIAHGAIRYELKAPADGELLIPISTRIRSNSLLPVNTVSKRHHLIIPGKGNGFAFEIGGKPLLLKTPQEFDVSSDMPMLNEQDQNILLKSWFPEESSLLEVIQKKISSGETAGRGQRTLANGLVTDVILVKTGRFFEKGETVLSFDIHTGDQLFVDRMSYHFVRPKVGDGFVFKTSEVPVLTRRGRDSYYIKRLSGVPGNELQIDNGKLLVNGEEAQGSVGFVKNNSKVAPYDGYFHIGNSLLRRGETIEVPEERYVALGDNSAHSSDSRDWGYVPEPAIVGRPVLIFYPFTKRFGLTK; encoded by the coding sequence ATGTTCGGATTCCTCCAATCAGAAAACTCGAAACTTTGCGGTGCTGCCAAAAACTGGCTCTATCTCGGGCACAAGGTCTACAATTTTCGGAAAGACCAGCTCACCGATTCCGAGATTTCGGAACTGGGCAAAAGATTGGAGGAGCTGAGGGTACAGTTGAAGGCGAAGACCGCGGACGCGGGCAAACTCAAGCTTGCGATCGAAGGAGTGGAAGGGCACATGAAAAAGGTGGGGGGTGCCTTTTACCCGCAGTCGATGATTGGCGAAAATGTAGATTTCGCGCTCTACTTTCTGATCCTCTACCTGGGTTTCACGGCTTTCTTTATCAAGCCGTTCAAGATTCCAACAAACTCGATGTGGCCGACCTACAACGGAATGACGAGTGAGGTGTGGACGGAAGACAATCCTGCTCCGGGGGTAATCAGCCGGGCATTTAGACTGATCGCTCATGGAGCAATTCGCTACGAATTGAAAGCCCCGGCGGATGGGGAACTCCTAATACCGATTTCGACCCGGATTCGATCTAACAGCTTGTTGCCGGTCAATACGGTTAGCAAGCGGCACCATTTGATAATACCGGGTAAAGGCAATGGTTTCGCTTTTGAGATCGGAGGGAAGCCGCTTCTGCTGAAAACGCCGCAGGAATTCGATGTTTCCAGTGATATGCCTATGCTAAATGAGCAGGATCAGAACATATTGCTCAAGTCCTGGTTTCCGGAAGAGAGTTCGCTTCTCGAAGTCATCCAAAAGAAGATCAGCTCTGGAGAAACCGCTGGTAGGGGACAAAGAACGCTGGCCAATGGACTAGTGACGGACGTGATCCTCGTGAAGACGGGCCGGTTCTTTGAAAAAGGGGAAACGGTTTTGTCTTTCGATATTCACACCGGCGACCAGCTATTCGTGGATCGGATGAGCTACCATTTTGTCAGGCCGAAGGTTGGAGACGGATTCGTTTTCAAGACGAGTGAAGTCCCCGTGCTGACTCGGAGAGGCCGGGATAGTTATTATATCAAGCGACTGAGCGGGGTCCCAGGAAATGAACTCCAGATCGACAATGGCAAACTCCTTGTGAACGGGGAAGAGGCGCAGGGCTCGGTCGGTTTTGTAAAAAACAATTCAAAAGTGGCCCCTTACGATGGGTATTTCCACATTGGAAATTCTCTATTGAGACGAGGGGAGACAATCGAAGTACCTGAGGAGAGGTATGTGGCGCTGGGCGACAACAGTGCCCACAGCTCCGACAGCCGCGACTGGGGTTACGTGCCAGAGCCCGCCATTGTGGGTCGTCCGGTGCTGATTTTCTATCCGTTCACCAAGCGTTTTGGGCTGACAAAATAG
- a CDS encoding c-type cytochrome: MKSIRFDAGFYSSKSILVALSLLAVAVVSSTLKADKRGEQLYRNCTICHGPDGQGIPLQLAPALTALSEKYIVEQLKKYKAGIRGAHAEDTAGLRMLPMAQTMITEDDMQAVASYIVSLGSSPVEPTLEGGDPVKGQATYATCLACHGPDGRGNDLLNAPSLVNQHDWYHLAQLKKFKSGVRGSNPQDITGAQMRPMSMLLADEQMMKDVVAYIKTLGN; the protein is encoded by the coding sequence ATGAAATCGATCCGATTTGATGCGGGGTTTTATTCTTCAAAGTCAATCTTGGTAGCACTGTCGCTTCTCGCCGTCGCCGTCGTTAGCTCGACGCTGAAGGCTGACAAGCGAGGCGAGCAACTGTACCGGAATTGTACTATTTGCCATGGTCCCGACGGACAGGGAATTCCGTTGCAACTAGCGCCGGCTCTGACGGCTCTTTCTGAGAAGTATATTGTGGAACAGCTAAAAAAGTATAAGGCGGGAATACGTGGTGCTCATGCAGAGGACACTGCGGGTCTCAGAATGCTGCCGATGGCCCAGACGATGATTACGGAAGATGACATGCAAGCAGTCGCGAGCTACATCGTTTCGCTGGGGTCTTCTCCAGTTGAGCCGACTCTCGAAGGTGGAGACCCGGTCAAAGGACAGGCAACTTACGCGACTTGCCTCGCGTGCCATGGCCCTGACGGTAGAGGCAATGACCTCCTGAATGCACCGAGTCTTGTGAATCAGCACGATTGGTACCATCTAGCCCAGCTTAAGAAATTCAAGTCAGGTGTTCGCGGATCGAATCCGCAGGACATAACAGGGGCCCAGATGCGTCCGATGTCGATGCTCCTAGCAGATGAGCAGATGATGAAGGACGTAGTTGCCTACATCAAAACGCTTGGCAATTAG
- a CDS encoding cytochrome c oxidase subunit II → MPGILESLLPRASSFAVEIDVLFDIITILVGFWFFLVLGYFFYLIFRYRQRDGHKAEYISGETHKQKQAIEIPHYLILVCDVAIIIPTFLVWFNIKIDVPPPDEEVRIVAQQWAWTFYHAGEDKVLGTEDDIVSVNELHVKNNTQYSYHLESKDVMHSFSVPVFRLKQDAIPGRVISGHFKPILEGEWDIQCAEMCGVAHGIMGARIFIKSEAEHNAWLAANTPDSTGAGTLASANQNPSQEKKDQNNG, encoded by the coding sequence ATGCCAGGAATCTTAGAGTCTTTGCTCCCTCGAGCATCGAGCTTCGCGGTAGAAATAGATGTCCTTTTCGACATCATCACGATTCTAGTGGGTTTCTGGTTTTTCTTGGTACTCGGGTATTTCTTCTACCTAATCTTTCGTTATCGCCAGCGGGATGGTCACAAGGCCGAGTACATTTCAGGTGAAACGCACAAGCAGAAGCAAGCCATAGAAATTCCGCATTATCTGATACTTGTGTGCGACGTGGCGATCATCATCCCGACCTTTCTCGTATGGTTTAATATAAAGATAGATGTTCCTCCGCCTGACGAAGAGGTACGAATTGTAGCGCAGCAGTGGGCGTGGACGTTCTACCATGCGGGCGAGGACAAGGTTTTAGGTACCGAGGATGATATTGTATCGGTGAATGAGCTTCACGTCAAAAATAACACCCAGTATTCTTACCATCTCGAATCGAAAGATGTGATGCACAGTTTTTCCGTTCCCGTTTTTCGATTGAAGCAGGACGCAATACCGGGCCGCGTTATCAGTGGACACTTTAAACCGATCTTGGAAGGTGAGTGGGATATCCAATGTGCGGAAATGTGCGGGGTAGCACATGGCATCATGGGGGCTAGAATATTTATTAAGTCAGAAGCCGAGCACAATGCGTGGCTAGCGGCGAATACGCCCGATTCCACTGGGGCAGGCACTCTAGCAAGCGCAAACCAAAATCCATCTCAAGAAAAGAAGGACCAAAACAATGGCTGA
- a CDS encoding cytochrome c oxidase subunit I: MAEVVHVEVGHGEHHDDHHELSFWSKYIFSTDHKIIGFQYLFTGMAMALIGGYFAYVFRMQLAFPGSSIPFWGTLSPAAYNSLVTNHGTIMIFWVAMPVLIAAMGNFLIPLMIGCDDMVFPRINRLSYQIFLLSAIVLLASFFVPGGAFGGAWTSYAPLSAKAQYNSTPFGAPLWLIAVTLEIVAFLLGGINFITTTMNARAKGMKMFDIPMIVWMIVIASILFMCSVGPLVAGAVMLLFDQTLGTAFFDANAGGDPVLWQHLFWFFGHPEVYVVLLPAMGIVAEVTCTFARKKLFSYKLILYSSIGLGILSFFVWAHHQFISGVDPRATYLFTTTTLLISIPVAIMLFAFVATLYGGSIRFTTAMLFALAFTGEFLLGGVTGIWLGSSGTDIYLHDTYFVLAHFHYTFVPIAIIATFAAIYYWFPKMFGRKMNESWGKIHFWGTIIGFNGIFIPLFILGAGGQHRRIYNFQNYPDLAGADMQDMRVFATMSLIVMLVSQIPFLINFIVSIKRGEKAGRNPWKANTLEWVAPSPPPHGNFGPVLPEVYRGPYEFSVDGREKDYWPQNEKP; the protein is encoded by the coding sequence ATGGCTGAAGTCGTACACGTAGAGGTGGGTCATGGGGAGCACCATGATGACCACCACGAACTTTCCTTTTGGAGCAAATACATTTTCTCCACTGACCACAAGATAATCGGTTTCCAGTATTTGTTTACGGGAATGGCGATGGCTCTCATCGGAGGCTATTTCGCTTATGTCTTCCGTATGCAGTTAGCGTTTCCGGGTTCTTCGATTCCTTTTTGGGGGACATTGTCACCTGCGGCCTACAACAGCCTAGTAACAAATCATGGGACTATCATGATTTTCTGGGTGGCAATGCCGGTATTAATCGCGGCGATGGGGAATTTTCTGATTCCCCTGATGATAGGTTGCGATGATATGGTATTTCCGAGAATCAACCGGCTTTCTTACCAGATTTTCCTCCTAAGTGCGATTGTTCTCCTCGCTTCCTTTTTTGTTCCAGGTGGTGCATTTGGGGGAGCCTGGACGTCTTACGCGCCTCTGTCCGCGAAGGCCCAATACAACTCGACCCCTTTTGGGGCCCCCTTGTGGCTGATAGCGGTGACTCTCGAAATTGTGGCTTTCTTACTAGGGGGTATCAACTTTATTACAACGACGATGAATGCTCGGGCAAAGGGTATGAAAATGTTCGATATCCCAATGATAGTTTGGATGATCGTGATCGCCAGTATTCTGTTCATGTGCTCTGTAGGTCCATTGGTGGCAGGCGCTGTGATGCTACTTTTCGATCAGACTTTGGGGACTGCTTTTTTCGACGCAAACGCTGGGGGGGACCCCGTTCTCTGGCAGCATTTGTTCTGGTTTTTTGGTCACCCTGAAGTGTACGTCGTCCTTCTCCCTGCAATGGGTATTGTGGCTGAGGTGACTTGTACATTTGCTCGCAAGAAGCTCTTCTCTTACAAGCTGATTCTTTACAGCTCGATTGGACTGGGCATCCTAAGCTTTTTCGTCTGGGCGCACCATCAATTTATCTCTGGGGTGGATCCTAGGGCGACCTATCTTTTCACGACAACGACGCTGCTGATATCGATTCCTGTGGCGATTATGTTGTTCGCCTTTGTCGCGACTCTTTACGGAGGATCGATCCGGTTCACAACTGCAATGCTCTTTGCTCTAGCCTTCACAGGGGAGTTTCTCCTAGGAGGAGTTACGGGGATTTGGCTCGGATCTAGTGGAACAGATATCTATCTCCATGACACGTATTTTGTATTGGCCCACTTCCACTACACGTTTGTGCCTATCGCTATCATAGCTACGTTCGCGGCCATTTACTATTGGTTTCCGAAAATGTTCGGGCGAAAGATGAATGAGAGTTGGGGAAAAATCCATTTTTGGGGTACCATCATTGGTTTCAATGGAATCTTCATACCACTATTCATTTTAGGAGCAGGTGGACAGCACCGTCGCATATACAACTTCCAAAATTATCCCGATCTCGCTGGGGCCGACATGCAAGACATGCGGGTGTTTGCGACGATGTCACTCATCGTTATGTTGGTGTCCCAAATCCCGTTTTTGATAAACTTTATCGTAAGTATAAAGCGAGGCGAGAAGGCAGGCAGAAACCCATGGAAGGCGAATACGTTAGAGTGGGTCGCCCCATCGCCTCCACCTCATGGGAATTTCGGTCCGGTCTTGCCTGAGGTGTATCGTGGCCCATACGAGTTCTCAGTCGATGGTCGGGAAAAGGATTATTGGCCGCAGAACGAAAAGCCGTAG
- a CDS encoding cytochrome c oxidase subunit 3: MAHQIVATSRSRTGIPTGRLAVWWIIGSEIVIFGGLIATYLLNRFNHGPSWSAEAAHTNTFIGAANTFWLLTSSLFVVFAHAASERKDANKTRMWIWLTIMLGGFFMGFKSYEYATEILHGYTIFTSNFWSFYYLATGLHGFHVLCGMVIMAIIAENDIKNERNWHRVENIGLYWHFVDIVWIFLFPLMYIAK, from the coding sequence ATGGCTCACCAAATAGTAGCTACAAGTCGCAGTCGCACAGGAATCCCCACAGGTCGCTTAGCAGTTTGGTGGATAATCGGTTCGGAAATCGTTATTTTCGGCGGACTCATCGCTACCTACTTACTAAACCGCTTTAATCATGGACCATCATGGTCTGCAGAGGCGGCACACACGAACACCTTTATCGGAGCGGCGAACACCTTCTGGCTTTTGACTTCCAGCCTCTTTGTCGTGTTCGCGCACGCTGCGTCGGAGCGAAAAGATGCCAATAAGACGCGCATGTGGATCTGGCTAACTATCATGCTGGGCGGTTTCTTCATGGGTTTCAAATCCTACGAATACGCGACAGAAATTTTGCACGGCTACACAATCTTCACGAGCAACTTCTGGAGTTTTTATTACTTAGCAACAGGATTGCATGGTTTCCACGTGTTATGTGGAATGGTGATCATGGCGATTATAGCCGAAAACGACATCAAAAATGAGCGCAATTGGCACCGTGTGGAAAACATAGGACTGTATTGGCACTTCGTAGACATCGTTTGGATCTTCTTATTTCCGTTGATGTATATTGCAAAGTAA
- a CDS encoding cytochrome c oxidase subunit 3 — protein sequence MEPAYGGREVPRPKRGLNSSALGMLMFIAAELMFFAALISAFLIISAAAEAWPPPDQPRLPIVASALNSLVLFASGWMIFKAYRSFKADPTGEVVRKQVKFTLWLGLAFVGIQGIEWIRLLSFGLTMTSSQYGAFFYLVIGTHAIHAVGALIGLWRLSVKLNAGQLTEDTFHAVQLFWFFVVGIWPILYVLVYLS from the coding sequence ATGGAGCCAGCATATGGAGGACGTGAGGTCCCCAGGCCTAAGAGGGGATTGAACAGCAGTGCTCTCGGCATGCTGATGTTTATCGCCGCTGAGCTGATGTTTTTCGCCGCATTGATAAGCGCATTTCTAATTATAAGTGCTGCTGCTGAAGCCTGGCCACCGCCGGACCAGCCTCGACTTCCAATCGTCGCCTCTGCTTTAAATTCACTCGTCTTGTTTGCGAGCGGCTGGATGATTTTCAAGGCATACCGCTCCTTTAAAGCAGATCCTACAGGCGAGGTTGTCAGAAAGCAGGTCAAGTTTACGCTTTGGCTGGGTTTGGCTTTTGTTGGAATTCAAGGTATTGAGTGGATTCGACTCTTGAGTTTTGGACTGACGATGACCTCTAGCCAGTATGGAGCTTTTTTCTATCTTGTTATCGGCACGCACGCAATTCACGCAGTTGGGGCCTTGATCGGGCTATGGCGTCTGTCCGTCAAGCTGAACGCAGGGCAATTGACGGAAGATACCTTTCATGCGGTCCAGCTGTTTTGGTTCTTTGTCGTTGGTATTTGGCCCATCTTGTATGTACTTGTGTATCTCAGTTAG
- a CDS encoding efflux RND transporter periplasmic adaptor subunit produces MKSWISTVLFLALSISFCGCSKSGDPGKTTASNEAKEEKGKSGKDERQERAARIRPAVPVKVSEVEEGIITSSLVFDSVLETESSVEIFAETAGLILEVHVEEGDRVVAGQILALMENVEEGVDAEEAEARYEHQKANFKRTEDLYWRKLINQQEYDNAKFDLEQMRLRFERAKIQLENTIVRSTVSGVVTERNTQAGRRVATNRAMFSIMNLDELFANVNIPGQHMLSIEQGLQAVIDSDLIEGVRYDAFVKLVSPIVDPESGTFKAKVAVSKLNGMPIYPGMFVNVRVIVDTSDDAVLIPKEAIVHEGDLKYIFKVQNGKAKKTLLQEGYSNVGFIQATSDIVKGDLVIVMGQSALKDGANVKIVKEAVAAEQGITNASDAGQG; encoded by the coding sequence ATGAAATCGTGGATTAGTACAGTACTGTTTTTAGCTTTATCGATTTCCTTTTGCGGGTGTTCGAAAAGTGGTGACCCAGGAAAAACGACCGCGTCCAACGAAGCGAAAGAGGAAAAGGGTAAGTCTGGTAAAGACGAAAGGCAGGAAAGAGCGGCTAGAATCCGCCCGGCTGTTCCGGTAAAGGTCTCCGAAGTGGAGGAAGGTATTATCACTTCATCCCTCGTTTTCGACTCAGTCCTTGAAACGGAGAGTTCGGTAGAAATATTTGCTGAAACTGCAGGTCTTATTCTCGAGGTGCATGTCGAGGAGGGCGATCGCGTTGTTGCTGGGCAAATTCTCGCACTCATGGAAAATGTGGAGGAGGGTGTAGATGCGGAGGAGGCGGAAGCCCGCTATGAGCACCAGAAAGCGAATTTTAAGCGTACGGAAGACCTGTACTGGCGTAAGCTCATCAACCAACAGGAATACGACAATGCGAAATTCGATCTCGAGCAAATGCGGCTGAGATTCGAGCGAGCTAAGATCCAATTGGAAAACACGATTGTACGTTCCACTGTGAGTGGCGTCGTAACTGAGCGCAATACCCAAGCAGGCCGGCGAGTCGCTACTAACCGAGCAATGTTTTCGATAATGAATTTGGACGAGCTATTCGCCAATGTGAACATTCCAGGACAGCACATGCTGAGTATCGAGCAAGGTCTTCAAGCCGTTATCGACTCGGATTTAATTGAAGGTGTCCGATATGACGCGTTTGTTAAATTGGTGAGTCCAATTGTTGACCCCGAAAGTGGGACGTTCAAAGCAAAAGTGGCAGTATCTAAACTGAACGGTATGCCCATCTACCCGGGGATGTTCGTAAATGTACGCGTAATTGTGGATACGAGTGATGACGCGGTTCTGATTCCAAAGGAGGCGATTGTACACGAAGGTGACCTAAAGTACATTTTCAAGGTCCAAAATGGAAAAGCCAAAAAGACTCTTCTTCAGGAAGGCTACTCCAATGTCGGTTTTATTCAGGCCACATCAGATATTGTTAAAGGAGACTTAGTAATCGTGATGGGTCAGAGTGCTCTCAAAGATGGAGCGAATGTCAAGATTGTGAAAGAAGCGGTAGCTGCCGAACAAGGCATAACTAATGCAAGCGATGCAGGCCAAGGCTGA